A window from Streptomyces sp. NBC_00271 encodes these proteins:
- the efp gene encoding elongation factor P translates to MASTNDLKNGLVLKLDGGQLWSVVEFQHVKPGKGPAFVRTKLKNVLSGKVVDKTFNAGVKVETATIDKRDMQFSYMDGEYFVFMDMDTYDQLMVDRKSVGDAANFLIEGFTATVAQHEGEVLFVELPAAVELVIQETEPGVQGDRSTGGTKPATLETGHQIQVPLFITTGEKIKVDTRTSDYLGRVNS, encoded by the coding sequence GTGGCTTCCACGAACGACCTCAAGAACGGCCTGGTGCTCAAGCTCGACGGAGGCCAGCTCTGGTCCGTCGTCGAGTTCCAGCACGTCAAGCCCGGCAAGGGCCCGGCCTTCGTGCGCACCAAGCTGAAGAACGTGCTCTCCGGCAAGGTCGTCGACAAGACGTTCAACGCCGGCGTCAAGGTCGAGACGGCCACGATCGACAAGCGCGACATGCAGTTCTCGTACATGGACGGCGAGTACTTCGTCTTCATGGACATGGACACGTACGACCAGCTGATGGTCGACCGCAAGTCCGTCGGCGACGCCGCCAACTTCCTGATCGAGGGCTTCACCGCCACCGTCGCGCAGCACGAGGGCGAGGTGCTCTTCGTCGAGCTGCCGGCCGCCGTCGAGCTCGTCATCCAGGAGACCGAGCCGGGTGTCCAGGGCGACCGCTCCACCGGTGGCACCAAGCCCGCCACCCTGGAGACCGGTCACCAGATCCAGGTCCCGCTCTTCATCACCACCGGTGAGAAGATCAAGGTCGACACCCGCACGAGCGACTACCTCGGCCGGGTGAACAGCTAA
- a CDS encoding aminopeptidase P family protein, translating to MSEVYAARRERLRERCAAGGSATALVTRPANVRYLAGAAPRGAALLLGSSEDLLLCGAPPSGEADEGRPDEALRVQVLPRAGGDAAVAAADAAIVQGADSLAVEEHHLTVTRHRAIGAVAPRLRLADLGGAVEQLRVIKDEEEISCLRIGAEIADQALGELLESILVGRTERHLALELERRLVDHGADGPAFATSVGTGPNSGRRGHRPTDRRVEEGDFLSVCLGATYRGYRCEIGRTFVIGTSPADWQIELYDLVFAAQRAGREALVPGAAYRDVDRAARQVLDSAGHTEGLPALTGHGVGLEIDEDPQLAPAAMGKLDTCVPVTVEPGVHLPGRGGVRIDDTLVVRPEADGGPELLTITTKELLAL from the coding sequence ATGTCAGAGGTGTACGCGGCGCGACGCGAGCGGCTTCGGGAGCGCTGTGCGGCGGGCGGCAGCGCGACCGCGCTCGTCACCCGCCCGGCCAACGTGAGGTACCTCGCGGGCGCGGCCCCGCGCGGTGCCGCCCTCCTGCTGGGCAGCAGTGAGGACCTGCTGCTCTGCGGCGCTCCGCCGAGCGGCGAGGCCGACGAGGGGCGTCCCGACGAGGCGCTGCGCGTCCAGGTGCTGCCGCGCGCCGGGGGCGACGCGGCCGTGGCCGCCGCCGACGCCGCCATCGTCCAGGGCGCCGACTCCCTGGCGGTCGAGGAGCACCACCTCACCGTGACCCGGCACCGGGCCATCGGCGCGGTGGCGCCCCGGCTGCGCCTCGCCGACCTGGGCGGTGCGGTGGAGCAGCTGCGGGTGATCAAGGACGAGGAGGAGATCTCCTGTCTGCGGATCGGCGCCGAGATCGCCGATCAGGCGCTCGGAGAGCTCCTCGAATCGATCCTCGTCGGCCGCACCGAGCGGCATCTCGCGCTGGAGCTGGAGCGCAGGCTCGTCGACCACGGCGCCGACGGCCCCGCCTTCGCGACCTCCGTCGGCACCGGCCCGAACTCCGGGCGGCGCGGGCACCGGCCCACCGACCGGCGCGTCGAGGAGGGAGATTTCCTTTCCGTCTGCCTCGGCGCGACCTACCGCGGCTACCGCTGCGAAATCGGCCGTACCTTTGTGATCGGGACCTCGCCGGCCGACTGGCAGATCGAGCTGTACGACCTCGTCTTCGCCGCCCAGCGGGCCGGACGCGAGGCGTTGGTACCCGGCGCCGCCTACCGTGACGTGGACCGGGCCGCACGCCAGGTGCTCGACTCCGCGGGCCACACGGAAGGCCTTCCCGCACTGACCGGGCACGGTGTGGGGCTCGAAATCGACGAGGACCCGCAGCTGGCCCCCGCGGCCATGGGTAAACTGGACACTTGCGTGCCGGTCACCGTCGAACCGGGGGTCCACCTCCCGGGCCGGGGCGGTGTCAGGATCGATGACACGCTCGTCGTACGCCCCGAGGCGGACGGCGGACCCGAGCTACTCACCATCACGACCAAGGAACTGCTCGCGCTGTAG